In Campylobacter mucosalis, a single window of DNA contains:
- the recJ gene encoding single-stranded-DNA-specific exonuclease RecJ — MLNKSEIRDLLELRFKKDIHKKLSQIPKPCALKDIYKGAERIKRAIDNNEHIAVVGDYDVDGVVSSVVMAEFFDDIGYKNYQVKIPNRFKDGYGLNLEILDELGDAKLIITVDNGISANDAALICKERGVDLIITDHHMPPPILPEAYAIINPKQDDCQFPNIEICGAQVAWYFVGALKEVFGIEYDMSKFLDLLAIAIIADMMELRDMNRIIVKLGISKLNTTSRIAFRAIKEYYGKEKFECDDVSFLIAPLINSAGRMDDAMNSFEFLRSGDLNKAFDYLDMIVDFNNSRKEEEKTLFESSLKDVSEDDSIIVTWGEQWHEGVIGIVASRLAKHFKKPAIVFSIDRGRAKGSARSVGKLDILSLIAEHSGLLSSYGGHKGAAGLVCEPCKLKLLKEALNKSCFLMDMHKFCSSDELLGDINANEIDYELLEILEYYEPYGQKNPRPIFRITGAIVKNEKIIGKEQNHLKLILEKGNKTLEALFFNFTRHIKVGEQISIAFSISKNSFRGLVTPQLLIRELLE; from the coding sequence ATGCTGAATAAAAGTGAGATAAGGGATTTACTTGAGCTTAGATTTAAAAAAGATATTCATAAAAAGCTTTCGCAAATCCCTAAGCCTTGCGCCTTAAAGGATATTTACAAGGGTGCAGAGCGTATAAAACGAGCTATTGACAACAACGAACACATAGCTGTTGTTGGGGACTATGATGTTGATGGGGTTGTCTCTAGCGTTGTTATGGCAGAATTTTTTGATGATATAGGTTATAAAAACTATCAGGTTAAAATTCCAAATCGCTTTAAAGATGGGTATGGATTAAATCTTGAAATTTTAGATGAGCTTGGCGACGCAAAGCTTATTATAACCGTTGATAACGGCATTAGTGCAAATGACGCAGCACTTATTTGCAAGGAGCGTGGAGTTGATCTTATAATCACCGATCATCATATGCCACCTCCTATTTTACCAGAAGCTTACGCGATAATAAACCCAAAACAAGATGACTGCCAGTTTCCAAATATCGAAATTTGCGGTGCTCAAGTGGCTTGGTATTTTGTGGGTGCGTTAAAAGAGGTTTTTGGTATTGAGTATGATATGTCAAAATTTTTAGACCTATTAGCTATTGCCATTATTGCTGATATGATGGAGCTTAGAGATATGAACCGCATTATCGTAAAGCTAGGAATTTCAAAGCTAAATACGACAAGCAGGATAGCCTTTAGGGCCATTAAGGAGTATTATGGCAAAGAGAAATTTGAGTGCGATGATGTCAGTTTTTTAATAGCCCCACTTATAAATTCCGCCGGCAGAATGGATGATGCGATGAACTCATTTGAGTTTTTAAGGAGCGGCGATCTAAATAAAGCGTTTGATTATCTTGATATGATAGTTGATTTTAACAACTCAAGAAAAGAGGAGGAAAAGACGCTTTTTGAAAGCTCACTGAAGGACGTTAGCGAAGATGATAGCATAATCGTAACTTGGGGCGAGCAGTGGCACGAAGGTGTTATAGGCATTGTGGCTAGTCGCTTGGCTAAGCATTTTAAAAAACCTGCCATAGTTTTTAGTATCGATAGAGGCAGAGCAAAGGGCAGTGCTAGAAGCGTTGGCAAACTAGATATCTTATCTCTTATAGCTGAGCATTCTGGGCTTTTAAGTAGCTATGGCGGACATAAGGGTGCTGCTGGGCTGGTTTGTGAGCCGTGTAAGTTAAAGCTCTTAAAAGAGGCGTTAAACAAGAGTTGTTTTTTGATGGATATGCATAAATTTTGCAGTTCAGATGAGCTTTTAGGTGATATAAATGCCAATGAGATAGATTATGAATTGCTTGAAATTTTGGAGTATTATGAGCCTTACGGGCAGAAAAATCCAAGACCTATTTTTAGGATTACAGGCGCCATTGTAAAAAATGAAAAGATAATAGGTAAAGAGCAAAATCATCTTAAGCTAATCCTGGAAAAAGGCAACAAAACGCTTGAGGCATTGTTTTTTAACTTTACTCGTCATATCAAGGTTGGCGAACAAATAAGCATAGCTTTTTCAATATCAAAAAATTCATTTAGAGGTCTTGTAACTCCGCAACTTTTAATACGCGAGTTATTGGAGTAA
- a CDS encoding CTP synthase, producing MSKQTKYIFVTGGVLSSLGKGIAAASIATLLKHSGLKVSILKADPYINVDPGTMSPLEHGEVFVTDDGAETDLDLGHYERFLDESLSQDNNFTTGRVYSAVIEKERRGDYLGKTIQVIPHIVGEIVDRIKKAGEGKDILIVEIGGTVGDIEGLPFLEAIRALRSEVGRKNAMNVHLTLVPYIKVAGELKTKPTQHSVGELRRIGITPDMIVCRAEMPLSKDLKEKIAMSCGVDRNCVIESPDSASIYQIPLSFLNQDILTPIAEILGLNELKPDMKMWDSLVKRIIAPTKETTIAFVGKYVDLKESYKSLTESIIHAGATLDTRVNLKWCDSEKIEENNVNELLKDVDGVLVAGGFGERGVSGKILAIKYAREKKVPYLGICLGMQLALIEFARDVLNLEGANSIEFDKECKNPIIYLIDSFIDSHGKEQIRTHKSPLGGTMRLGSYECDVKPGSLLSKIYNGSKHIKERHRHRFEANPKYKESFEKAGMMISGSSNGLIEVAELKDHPFFIGVQFHPEFTSRLTKPNPTILGFIKASLDAE from the coding sequence ATGAGCAAACAGACTAAGTATATATTTGTTACAGGTGGCGTATTAAGCTCACTTGGCAAGGGTATTGCGGCTGCTAGTATAGCCACACTTTTAAAGCACTCTGGCTTAAAGGTAAGCATATTAAAGGCAGATCCATACATCAACGTTGATCCTGGCACTATGAGTCCGCTTGAACACGGCGAGGTTTTTGTAACAGACGACGGAGCTGAAACAGATCTTGACCTTGGCCACTACGAGAGATTTTTAGATGAGAGTCTAAGCCAGGATAATAACTTTACTACAGGCAGGGTTTATAGTGCTGTTATCGAAAAAGAGCGTAGAGGCGATTATCTTGGCAAGACCATACAGGTTATACCGCATATTGTGGGTGAGATAGTTGATCGCATAAAAAAGGCTGGTGAGGGCAAAGATATCCTAATCGTTGAAATCGGTGGCACCGTTGGCGATATAGAAGGTTTGCCATTTTTAGAAGCCATACGTGCATTAAGAAGCGAAGTGGGACGAAAAAATGCGATGAATGTTCACTTAACGCTTGTGCCATATATAAAAGTTGCAGGTGAGCTAAAGACAAAGCCGACACAGCACAGCGTTGGCGAACTTCGCCGTATAGGCATTACTCCTGATATGATAGTTTGTCGTGCAGAAATGCCACTAAGCAAGGACCTTAAAGAAAAGATAGCTATGAGTTGCGGGGTTGATAGAAACTGCGTTATAGAAAGCCCTGATAGCGCTAGTATATACCAGATACCACTTTCATTTTTAAATCAAGACATCTTAACTCCTATCGCTGAAATTTTGGGATTAAATGAACTAAAGCCAGATATGAAAATGTGGGATAGTCTAGTTAAACGCATAATAGCCCCTACAAAAGAGACTACAATCGCTTTTGTAGGTAAATATGTTGATTTAAAAGAGAGCTATAAGAGTTTAACGGAGAGTATTATTCACGCAGGAGCCACCCTGGATACTCGTGTAAATTTAAAATGGTGCGATAGCGAAAAAATCGAAGAAAATAACGTAAATGAGCTTTTAAAAGATGTGGACGGGGTGCTTGTAGCAGGTGGTTTTGGCGAACGTGGAGTAAGTGGTAAAATTTTGGCTATAAAATATGCCAGAGAAAAAAAGGTGCCATACCTTGGAATTTGCCTTGGTATGCAACTTGCACTTATTGAGTTTGCGAGAGATGTTTTAAATTTAGAGGGTGCAAATTCTATCGAGTTTGATAAAGAGTGTAAAAATCCTATCATATATCTAATTGATAGCTTCATAGATTCTCACGGCAAAGAGCAGATCCGTACACATAAAAGCCCACTTGGTGGGACTATGCGACTTGGCTCTTATGAGTGTGACGTAAAGCCAGGCTCACTTTTATCTAAAATTTACAATGGTTCAAAGCATATAAAAGAGCGTCATCGCCATAGATTTGAAGCAAACCCAAAATATAAAGAGTCCTTTGAAAAAGCTGGTATGATGATAAGTGGCTCAAGCAATGGTCTTATTGAGGTTGCGGAGTTAAAAGATCATCCGTTTTTTATCGGCGTTCAGTTTCATCCAGAATTTACATCTCGCCTAACAAAGCCAAACCCAACAATCCTAGGCTTTATAAAAGCTTCTTTAGATGCTGAATAA
- a CDS encoding N-6 DNA methylase codes for MIRQDIINTIGGGFLTYSTHSEHNEFCYDIEFKSLGKDWDKIKIRNAYSKKESYYKSLDIRLVNEAKKLSICIETKSDYKKSKKELEKAKAQLSAYMTYEKQYSGNIVVGILANTTDNDILMYLDKADDESIIYCDRIISMKELCDILFPAIKNSKEDVINATYKLNEILHSFGINEKVRGQFVGTCLLALKNGLEYENSKQQPREPSVVISEIKAILNNLLNRNIDDNLSKAEKMLLLDKKVLEDERIVRLSDRDFNQILSHIKNKILPYINDETKTGQDILNLFFTTFNKYVNKDDKNQAFTPDHITDFMCKITEVDYNSRVLDPCCGSGAFLVRALVTARNSCANLPNRDELIENIHKNQIFGIEESENPFGLSTTNMLIHGDGNTNIIKANCFDKKLWIQQAKPNVILMNPPYNAQQILFPSEIIDHIEHIENKQGVKKVKILKTYSTGAWSKKDGKPAKEDPTKGLCFVEYISDCLHEANITNAKLAVLLPLQCAIANSGIMLRAKENILKYNTLEAVFTLPPEMFYPGASANACCMLFTMGVPHFDINKKPNKKTFFGYFKDDGFIKKKYLGRIERLDSKNQSIWETQIQPKWLSLFKNGDIESGLSAKEYVTAEDEWLCEAYMKTNYDNLCEADFQKTLNNYLAYQITNNQKSKNTKLNISEWQEFKLEELFDIVRGDRIVHNEDYFDTQDETYKYPVITTTTANNGVDGYYEFSNCDGNCIISSGEASGLFTTYQENPCWALDTVRIYKPKGFSMNKYLGIFFATQLTYNMYLFSYGRKAKPSNMYSLSIKLPVDLDKNPDWEFIENYIKSLPYGDRI; via the coding sequence ATGATTAGGCAAGATATTATAAACACCATAGGGGGGGGGTTCTTAACATATAGCACTCATTCAGAACATAATGAGTTTTGCTACGACATAGAATTTAAAAGCTTAGGCAAGGATTGGGATAAGATAAAAATCCGCAATGCCTATTCTAAAAAAGAGAGTTATTATAAGAGCTTAGATATACGCCTAGTTAATGAAGCAAAAAAGTTAAGCATTTGCATAGAAACAAAATCTGATTATAAAAAATCCAAAAAAGAGCTAGAAAAAGCCAAAGCGCAATTAAGTGCCTATATGACTTATGAAAAGCAATATAGCGGTAATATTGTAGTTGGAATTTTGGCTAACACTACTGATAATGATATTTTAATGTATCTTGACAAGGCAGATGATGAGAGCATAATTTATTGCGATAGAATAATTAGTATGAAAGAGTTATGCGACATACTCTTTCCAGCGATAAAAAATAGCAAAGAAGATGTTATTAACGCTACTTATAAACTAAATGAAATTTTACATAGCTTTGGCATAAATGAGAAAGTCAGGGGACAATTTGTTGGGACTTGTCTTTTGGCCTTAAAAAATGGCTTAGAGTATGAGAACTCTAAACAACAACCAAGAGAGCCATCGGTTGTAATTAGTGAGATAAAAGCGATTTTAAACAATCTTTTAAATAGAAATATTGATGACAATTTAAGCAAAGCGGAAAAAATGCTTTTGCTTGATAAAAAAGTCTTAGAAGATGAGAGAATCGTTAGACTTTCTGATAGAGATTTTAACCAAATCTTGTCTCATATTAAAAATAAAATTTTGCCTTATATAAATGATGAAACAAAGACAGGGCAGGATATTTTAAATCTATTTTTTACCACTTTTAATAAATATGTCAATAAAGATGATAAAAACCAAGCTTTTACGCCAGACCATATAACTGACTTTATGTGTAAAATTACAGAAGTTGATTATAATTCAAGGGTGCTAGACCCTTGTTGCGGTAGCGGAGCATTTTTGGTTAGAGCGTTAGTAACCGCTAGAAATTCTTGCGCTAATCTGCCAAATAGAGATGAACTTATAGAAAATATACACAAAAATCAAATCTTTGGCATTGAAGAGAGCGAAAATCCTTTTGGGCTTTCTACAACAAATATGTTAATTCACGGCGATGGTAACACTAATATCATTAAAGCGAATTGCTTTGATAAAAAACTTTGGATACAACAAGCAAAGCCAAATGTTATCTTAATGAATCCGCCGTATAACGCACAGCAGATACTATTTCCTAGTGAGATTATAGACCACATAGAGCATATTGAGAATAAACAAGGCGTAAAAAAGGTAAAAATTTTAAAAACATATTCAACAGGCGCTTGGAGCAAAAAAGATGGCAAACCAGCCAAAGAAGACCCTACAAAAGGACTTTGCTTTGTAGAATACATTTCGGATTGTTTGCACGAAGCAAATATCACAAATGCTAAATTAGCGGTGTTATTGCCACTACAATGTGCTATTGCTAATAGTGGCATAATGCTAAGAGCAAAAGAGAATATTTTAAAATACAATACGCTAGAAGCTGTTTTTACGCTACCGCCTGAAATGTTTTATCCCGGTGCTAGTGCTAATGCTTGTTGTATGCTTTTTACAATGGGAGTACCACATTTTGATATTAATAAAAAACCAAATAAAAAGACGTTTTTTGGTTATTTTAAAGATGATGGCTTTATAAAAAAGAAGTATCTAGGTCGTATAGAGCGTTTAGATAGTAAAAATCAATCAATTTGGGAAACGCAAATTCAGCCTAAATGGCTATCGCTATTTAAAAATGGCGATATAGAGTCAGGACTTTCGGCAAAAGAGTATGTAACGGCAGAAGATGAGTGGCTATGCGAAGCTTATATGAAAACAAATTATGATAACTTATGCGAAGCTGATTTTCAGAAAACCTTAAATAATTATCTTGCTTATCAGATAACAAATAATCAAAAAAGTAAAAACACAAAACTTAATATTTCTGAATGGCAAGAGTTTAAATTAGAGGAGCTTTTTGATATTGTTCGTGGCGATAGAATAGTCCATAATGAAGATTACTTTGACACACAAGATGAAACGTATAAATATCCAGTTATAACGACCACTACGGCTAATAATGGAGTTGATGGATATTATGAATTTAGTAATTGCGATGGCAATTGCATAATTTCAAGCGGAGAGGCGAGCGGACTTTTTACTACCTATCAAGAAAATCCTTGCTGGGCGTTAGATACTGTGAGAATTTATAAGCCAAAAGGTTTTAGTATGAATAAGTATCTTGGCATATTTTTCGCAACGCAATTGACTTATAATATGTATCTTTTTTCTTATGGCAGAAAAGCAAAACCTAGCAATATGTATTCGCTAAGCATAAAATTGCCTGTTGATTTAGATAAAAATCCTGACTGGGAATTTATAGAGAATTATATAAAATCACTGCCTTATGGGGATAGGATTTAA
- a CDS encoding c-type cytochrome gives MKELKIFAIVVFLSGVLYWGIEPYAHTQLHPHTAAANFDYAQADDVYAKNVMAAKETALANAKATNDAQKIKVAQDELDSAKKYLEEYSAFWADIKSIDLSKGDATKGADTFMAAGCTGCHGVQVAGMPAGMDNETASQSFGVVPPDLSTAGVIYDDKFLAAFIKNPTMAAKLGHKFNDEKPYPMTAFMGAGGDDINKEIADIVAYLKSIATKYVSENKGISDAKLFEDACQRCHDMKYDNKYTLTNRVSLASYMGSNPPDLSMMIRAKNSDNYLAKLINDPQKMLSGTAMPRVGLSSESTNQIVSYIEKVGDSKKDERSNVGIYTMIYFLILGIFATLWKRKVWSELH, from the coding sequence ATGAAAGAGCTTAAAATTTTTGCCATAGTTGTCTTTCTTTCAGGCGTTTTGTATTGGGGTATAGAGCCTTATGCACATACTCAGTTACACCCTCATACTGCTGCTGCAAATTTTGATTATGCACAGGCTGATGATGTTTATGCTAAAAATGTTATGGCGGCAAAAGAGACCGCTTTAGCTAATGCAAAGGCAACAAATGACGCCCAAAAGATAAAAGTTGCTCAAGATGAGCTAGATAGTGCTAAAAAATACTTAGAAGAGTATAGTGCGTTTTGGGCTGATATAAAAAGCATAGATCTTAGCAAGGGCGACGCAACAAAGGGTGCTGATACCTTTATGGCTGCTGGTTGCACTGGCTGTCACGGAGTGCAGGTTGCTGGTATGCCAGCAGGTATGGATAATGAAACTGCAAGTCAGAGCTTTGGTGTAGTGCCTCCTGATCTTAGCACAGCTGGTGTGATTTATGATGATAAATTTTTGGCTGCGTTTATCAAAAACCCAACTATGGCTGCAAAACTAGGTCATAAATTTAACGATGAAAAACCATACCCCATGACGGCGTTTATGGGTGCTGGTGGCGATGATATAAATAAAGAGATTGCCGATATCGTAGCTTATTTAAAATCAATAGCCACAAAATACGTTTCTGAAAATAAAGGCATAAGTGACGCAAAACTATTTGAAGATGCTTGTCAGCGTTGCCACGATATGAAGTATGATAACAAATACACGCTCACAAATCGCGTTAGTTTGGCTTCTTATATGGGTTCAAATCCGCCTGATTTATCTATGATGATTAGGGCTAAAAATTCTGATAATTACCTAGCTAAACTGATAAACGATCCACAAAAAATGCTTTCAGGAACTGCTATGCCACGCGTTGGACTAAGTAGCGAGTCAACAAATCAAATCGTAAGCTACATAGAAAAAGTTGGCGATAGCAAAAAAGATGAACGCTCAAACGTTGGCATCTATACTATGATTTACTTCTTGATTTTAGGAATTTTTGCCACACTTTGGAAACGCAAAGTATGGAGCGAACTTCATTAA
- a CDS encoding cytochrome b, whose translation MAQIHKSTGVIDWLDQRLAVTKLMKVLVSEYWIPKNINFLWAMGVILTTLFMLLIVTGFLLLMYYKPDVNLAFDSVNRTIMQEVEYGWLWRHIHAVSASVVFLIMYIHLLTGLYYGSYKKGREMIWVSGMLLFICFSAEAFSGYMLPWGQMSYWAATVITQLFGAIPVIGDALVEWIRGDYAVGDATLTRFFMLHVCLMPIVTIVVLVIHFYSLRVPHVNNETSEEIDFDVEAEIYLKGDRKKAKVIPFWPGFLAKDFMYVAFFMIFFMYLVCFHYGFAMDPINFEPANALKTPPHIYPEWYFLWQYEILRGFFFDIFGISASNLGLLAFAFAGMAFMIIPLLDTSDVVAPAHKRPLYFIWFWLLVIDLIALSILGKIPTEGREWLGFGTSVLFLFLFIVALPLISFIEKKRG comes from the coding sequence ATGGCACAAATTCATAAATCAACAGGCGTGATCGATTGGCTTGATCAGCGTTTAGCCGTGACAAAGCTTATGAAAGTTTTAGTAAGCGAGTACTGGATACCAAAAAATATAAATTTTCTTTGGGCAATGGGCGTTATCCTAACTACGCTTTTTATGCTTCTTATCGTTACTGGCTTTTTGCTTTTGATGTATTATAAACCAGATGTAAATTTAGCATTTGATAGTGTAAATCGCACGATTATGCAAGAGGTTGAATACGGCTGGTTATGGCGACATATACACGCAGTTTCAGCGTCTGTAGTGTTTCTTATAATGTATATCCACCTTTTAACTGGTCTTTACTACGGCTCTTACAAGAAGGGTAGAGAGATGATATGGGTTAGTGGTATGCTACTTTTTATCTGTTTTTCGGCTGAGGCATTTAGTGGCTATATGTTGCCTTGGGGACAGATGAGCTACTGGGCTGCAACTGTTATCACTCAGCTTTTTGGAGCTATCCCAGTTATCGGAGATGCTTTGGTTGAGTGGATACGTGGCGATTACGCTGTTGGCGACGCTACGCTTACTAGATTTTTTATGCTTCACGTTTGTTTAATGCCTATCGTTACTATCGTTGTTTTAGTTATTCACTTCTACTCGCTTCGCGTTCCTCACGTAAATAACGAAACTAGCGAAGAGATAGATTTTGACGTTGAGGCTGAAATTTACCTAAAAGGCGATAGAAAAAAAGCCAAAGTTATACCTTTTTGGCCTGGATTTTTGGCAAAAGACTTTATGTATGTTGCGTTTTTTATGATATTTTTTATGTATCTCGTGTGTTTCCACTACGGCTTTGCTATGGATCCTATAAATTTTGAACCAGCAAATGCACTAAAAACACCTCCGCACATCTATCCTGAGTGGTATTTTTTATGGCAATATGAAATTTTACGCGGATTTTTCTTTGATATTTTTGGAATTTCTGCTTCAAATCTTGGTCTTTTAGCATTTGCTTTTGCGGGTATGGCATTTATGATTATCCCGCTTCTTGATACAAGTGACGTTGTAGCCCCAGCACACAAAAGACCGCTGTATTTTATATGGTTTTGGCTACTTGTGATTGACTTAATAGCCCTTTCTATACTAGGCAAAATTCCAACCGAGGGCAGAGAGTGGCTAGGCTTTGGCACATCGGTGTTATTTTTGTTTTTATTTATCGTGGCATTGCCACTTATTAGTTTTATTGAAAAGAAAAGGGGATAA
- a CDS encoding Rieske 2Fe-2S domain-containing protein → MSVSEERRGFIGLAFGAVAAVGGAFSLVAMKKTWDPLPSVKAAGFTTVDLSPMKEGEIRQVEWRKKPIFILKKEASAAKNEARDVVVGNDRYIVVIGLCTHLGCIPEWKASKAAFVCACHGGEFNAEGVQTYGPPPRPLDIPPFKVDGTKLVLGEVGPEYEKLIGKA, encoded by the coding sequence ATGTCTGTATCAGAAGAAAGACGCGGTTTCATCGGTCTTGCCTTTGGAGCAGTGGCTGCTGTTGGCGGTGCTTTTTCGCTAGTTGCTATGAAAAAGACTTGGGACCCGCTACCTAGCGTAAAGGCGGCTGGTTTTACAACTGTTGACCTTAGTCCTATGAAAGAGGGCGAGATAAGACAGGTTGAGTGGCGTAAAAAACCTATATTTATACTAAAAAAAGAGGCAAGTGCCGCTAAAAATGAGGCTCGTGACGTTGTTGTAGGCAATGATAGATACATCGTTGTTATCGGTCTTTGCACGCATCTTGGCTGTATTCCAGAGTGGAAAGCTAGTAAGGCTGCTTTTGTGTGCGCCTGTCACGGTGGCGAGTTTAATGCTGAAGGCGTTCAAACTTATGGACCTCCTCCTAGACCGCTTGATATCCCTCCGTTTAAAGTAGATGGGACAAAACTCGTGCTTGGCGAGGTTGGCCCAGAATATGAAAAACTCATCGGCAAAGCGTAA
- a CDS encoding SseB family protein, producing MNLKNAMQNFIKSGSKDDEIVLINELNKAELLAPIILSSPLSKPDGGAIYEEEGSNIKFIILEDEINDWGYYPAFTDRDELLKWRSDSEQETLSLRLKDFYAMLSHENNVYKGVVINAYGENFVLSTELLGSILNKSLLS from the coding sequence ATGAATCTAAAAAATGCTATGCAAAATTTTATAAAAAGTGGCTCAAAAGATGATGAGATCGTGCTAATAAATGAGCTAAATAAAGCCGAGCTTTTAGCACCTATTATACTCTCATCTCCGCTTTCAAAGCCAGATGGTGGTGCTATCTATGAAGAAGAGGGCTCAAATATAAAATTTATCATTTTAGAAGACGAGATTAACGACTGGGGCTACTATCCTGCATTTACCGATAGAGATGAGCTTTTAAAGTGGCGAAGCGATAGTGAGCAAGAAACTTTAAGCTTAAGGTTAAAAGATTTTTATGCTATGCTTAGTCACGAAAACAACGTTTATAAAGGCGTTGTAATAAACGCTTATGGCGAAAATTTTGTGTTATCTACAGAGCTTTTAGGCAGTATTCTTAATAAAAGTTTATTATCTTAA
- a CDS encoding YeiH family protein, with protein sequence MLQNFKPTKEAKVAWFVLTTLTLFAFLLSFLPLFSSFFISPLIIAVLIGALFANFIQKPTYKIKQSGVLDVATKKILRLGIVLFGFKIGIDQITFVGTSGIFLAFLAVFSTFFVGIFIGKLLKISDEQTLLISSGVSICGAAAILSSASVLKSKPQSVAIAVCCIVVFGTICMFIYPIVLSLLNLTDLQAGLLLGGSLHEVAHVVGAGASMGENIQKTAVIVKMLRVLMLMPFLLMLVLFFIKGEKNNIGSNFPYFALFFLLVALFGSFLNLPVWILNFINVFDTFLLCMAMCAFGFGIQKSIFIGLDLRVFVLTFLQTFWVFVLSMIYVKFI encoded by the coding sequence ATGTTACAAAATTTCAAACCCACAAAAGAGGCAAAAGTTGCTTGGTTTGTTTTGACCACTCTTACACTTTTTGCCTTTTTGCTCTCATTTTTGCCACTATTTTCATCGTTTTTTATTAGTCCATTAATAATAGCCGTTTTAATCGGTGCCTTGTTTGCAAATTTTATACAAAAACCTACCTATAAAATAAAACAAAGCGGTGTTTTAGACGTGGCAACAAAGAAAATTTTGCGTCTTGGCATAGTGCTTTTTGGCTTTAAAATCGGCATAGATCAGATAACATTTGTTGGCACGAGTGGCATTTTTCTAGCATTTTTGGCTGTATTTTCTACATTTTTTGTTGGAATTTTTATTGGTAAATTGCTAAAAATTAGTGATGAGCAAACTCTTTTAATAAGCTCTGGAGTGAGTATTTGCGGTGCAGCTGCTATTTTATCTAGTGCGAGTGTTTTAAAATCAAAGCCACAAAGCGTAGCCATAGCGGTTTGCTGTATCGTTGTTTTTGGTACAATTTGCATGTTTATCTATCCTATCGTTTTATCATTGCTAAATTTAACCGACTTGCAAGCTGGTTTGCTTTTGGGTGGATCGCTACACGAAGTAGCTCATGTTGTGGGTGCTGGAGCCAGTATGGGCGAAAATATACAAAAGACGGCGGTTATTGTAAAAATGCTTAGAGTTTTAATGCTTATGCCGTTTCTTTTAATGCTTGTTTTATTTTTTATAAAGGGCGAGAAAAACAACATTGGCTCAAATTTCCCATATTTTGCGTTATTTTTCTTATTGGTTGCCCTTTTTGGCTCTTTCTTAAATTTACCGGTTTGGATTTTAAATTTCATAAATGTTTTTGATACATTTTTGCTCTGTATGGCAATGTGTGCTTTTGGTTTTGGTATACAAAAAAGCATATTTATAGGGCTTGATTTAAGGGTGTTTGTGTTGACGTTTTTACAGACATTTTGGGTGTTTGTGTTATCTATGATATATGTTAAATTTATATAA